One genomic region from Equus asinus isolate D_3611 breed Donkey chromosome 10, EquAss-T2T_v2, whole genome shotgun sequence encodes:
- the TSSK6 gene encoding testis-specific serine/threonine-protein kinase 6 — protein MSGDKLLSELGYKLGRTIGEGSYSKVKVATSKKYKGTVAIKVVDRRRAPPDFVNKFLPRELSILRGVRHPHIVHVFEFIEVCNGKLYIVMEAAATDLLQAVQRNGRIPGGQARDLFAQIAGAVRYLHDNHLVHRDLKCENVLLSPDERRVKLTDFGFGRQAHGYPDLSTTYCGSAAYASPEVLLGIPYDPKKYDVWSLGVVLYVMVTGCMPFDDSDIAGLPRRQKRGVLYPDGLELSERCKALIAELLQFSPSARPSAGQVARNGWLRAGNSG, from the coding sequence ATGTCGGGCGACAAACTTCTGAGCGAACTCGGCTATAAGCTGGGCCGCACGATAGGCGAGGGCAGTTACTCCAAGGTGAAGGTGGCCACGTCCAAGAAGTACAAGGGCACGGTGGCCATCAAGGTGGTGGACCGGCGCCGCGCGCCGCCGGACTTCGTCAACAAGTTCCTGCCGCGAGAGCTGTCCATACTTCGGGGAGTGCGGCACCCGCACATCGTGCACGTCTTTGAGTTCATTGAGGTGTGCAACGGGAAGCTGTACATCGTGATGGAGGCAGCCGCCACCGACCTGCTGCAGGCCGTTCAGCGAAACGGGCGCATCCCCGGGGGGCAGGCGCGAGACCTCTTCGCACAGATCGCCGGAGCCGTGCGCTACCTGCACGACAACCACCTGGTCCACCGCGACCTCAAGTGCGAAAACGTGCTGCTGAGCCCGGACGAGCGCCGCGTCAAGCTCACCGACTTCGGCTTCGGCCGCCAGGCACACGGCTACCCCGACCTGAGCACCACCTACTGCGGCTCTGCCGCCTACGCCTCGCCCGAGGTACTCCTGGGCATCCCCTACGACCCCAAGAAGTATGACGTATGGAGCCTGGGCGTCGTGCTCTACGTCATGGTCACCGGGTGCATGCCCTTCGACGACTCGGACATCGCTGGCCTCCCGCGGCGCCAGAAGCGCGGCGTTCTCTACCCCGACGGCCTCGAGCTGTCGGAGCGCTGCAAGGCCCTGATCGCCGAATTGCTGCAGTTCAGCCCGTCGGCGAGGCCCTCGGCGGGTCAGGTAGCACGCAACGGCTGGCTGCGCGCCGGGAACTCTGGCTAG
- the NDUFA13 gene encoding NADH dehydrogenase [ubiquinone] 1 alpha subcomplex subunit 13: protein MAASKVKQDMPPSGGYGPIDYKRNLPRRGLSGYSMFAVGIGTLLFGYWSMMKWNRERRRLQIEDFEARIALMPLLQAEKDRRVLQMLRENLEEEAIIMKDVPDWKVGESVFHTTRWVTPMMGELYGLRTNEEILNATYGFIWYT, encoded by the exons ATGGCGGCGTCGAAGGTGAAGCAGGACATGCCGCCGTCGGGGGGCTATGGCCCCATCGACTACAAGCGGAACCTGCCGCGTCGGGGACTGTCGG GCTACAGCATGTTTGCTGTGGGCATTGGGACCTTGCTCTTCGGGTACTGGAGCATGATGAAGTGGAACCGTGAACGCAG GCGCCTGCAGATTGAGGACTTCGAGGCCCGCATTGCACTGATGCCGTTGTTGCAGGCAGAGAAGGACCGGAG GGTCCTGCAGATGCTTCGGGAGAACCTGGAGGAGGAAGCCATCATCATGAAGGACGTGCCCGACTGGAAG GTGGGTGAGTCTGTGTTCCACACAACGCGCTGGGTGACCCCCATGATGGGCGAGCTCTATGGACTACGCACGAATGAGGAGATTCTCAATGCCACCTACGGCTTCATATGGTACACGTAG
- the YJEFN3 gene encoding yjeF N-terminal domain-containing protein 3 isoform X1: MSGAAGPDPEEAPEEQRFLSAAEAAALERELLEDYRFGRQQLVELCGHASAVAVTKVFPLPALSRKQRMVLVVCGPEQNGAVGLVCARHLRVFEYEPTIFYPTRSLDPLHRDLTTQCEKMDIPFLSYLPTEVSVPWQLGWEVGDGALRLPPDPACHPRLGRGDRRRRRGRAAAGRAGVAGGAQALRRPLLRAPPLRGRQVRARRRAPQVRAAPAGLHRHRLRGGALSPRPRGRTRANKQRSAATSPPRPLCAGPALGAQTRGGGSFPPAPGGPRRES; the protein is encoded by the exons ATGAGCGGCGCAGCGGGCCCGGACCCGGAGGAGGCGCCCGAGGAGCAGCGTTTCCTAAG CGCCGCGGAGGCGGCTGCTCTGGAGCGGGAGCTGCTGGAGGATTATCGCTTTGGGCGGCAGCAGCTGGTGGAGTTGTGCGGCCATGCTAGTGCCGTGGCTGTGACCAAG GTGTTCCCTTTGCCTGCTCTCTCTCGGAAGCAGAGGATGGTGCTGGTTGTGTGCGGCCCGGAGCAGAACGGGGCAGTGGGGCTGGTCTGTGCCCGGCACCTGCGGGTGTTT GAGTACGAACCGACCATCTTCTACCCTACACGCTCCCTGGACCCGCTGCACCGGGACCTGACTACCCAGTGTGAGAAGATGGACATCCCCTTCCTGTCTTATCTGCCCACGGAGGTCAGCGTTCCGTGGCAActgggatgggaggtgggggacGGTGCCCTAAGGCTGCCCCCTGACCCTGCCTGCCATCCCAG gctgGGACGCGGAGACCGGCGGCGACGCCGAGGACGGGCTGCGGCCGGACGTGCTGGTGTCGCTGGCGGCGCCCAAGCGCTGCGCCGGCCGCTTCTCCGGGCGCCACCACTTCGTGGCCGGCAGGTTCGTGCCCGACGACGTGCGCCGCAAGTTCGCGCTGCGCCTGCCGGGCTACACCGGCACCGACTGCGTGGCGGCGCTCTGAGCCCGCGCCCCCGCGGCCGGACCCGCGCCAATAAACAGCGGTCCGCCGCCACCTCGCCTCCGCGTCCTCTGTGCGCCGGGCCCGCGCTGGGCGCGCAAACTCGGGGTGGGGGGTCCTTCCCACCGGCCCCCGGCGGCCCAAGGCGGGAGAGCTAG
- the YJEFN3 gene encoding yjeF N-terminal domain-containing protein 3 isoform X2, with protein sequence MSGAAGPDPEEAPEEQRFLSAAEAAALERELLEDYRFGRQQLVELCGHASAVAVTKVFPLPALSRKQRMVLVVCGPEQNGAVGLVCARHLRVFCEKMDIPFLSYLPTEVSVPWQLGWEVGDGALRLPPDPACHPRLGRGDRRRRRGRAAAGRAGVAGGAQALRRPLLRAPPLRGRQVRARRRAPQVRAAPAGLHRHRLRGGALSPRPRGRTRANKQRSAATSPPRPLCAGPALGAQTRGGGSFPPAPGGPRRES encoded by the exons ATGAGCGGCGCAGCGGGCCCGGACCCGGAGGAGGCGCCCGAGGAGCAGCGTTTCCTAAG CGCCGCGGAGGCGGCTGCTCTGGAGCGGGAGCTGCTGGAGGATTATCGCTTTGGGCGGCAGCAGCTGGTGGAGTTGTGCGGCCATGCTAGTGCCGTGGCTGTGACCAAG GTGTTCCCTTTGCCTGCTCTCTCTCGGAAGCAGAGGATGGTGCTGGTTGTGTGCGGCCCGGAGCAGAACGGGGCAGTGGGGCTGGTCTGTGCCCGGCACCTGCGGGTGTTT TGTGAGAAGATGGACATCCCCTTCCTGTCTTATCTGCCCACGGAGGTCAGCGTTCCGTGGCAActgggatgggaggtgggggacGGTGCCCTAAGGCTGCCCCCTGACCCTGCCTGCCATCCCAG gctgGGACGCGGAGACCGGCGGCGACGCCGAGGACGGGCTGCGGCCGGACGTGCTGGTGTCGCTGGCGGCGCCCAAGCGCTGCGCCGGCCGCTTCTCCGGGCGCCACCACTTCGTGGCCGGCAGGTTCGTGCCCGACGACGTGCGCCGCAAGTTCGCGCTGCGCCTGCCGGGCTACACCGGCACCGACTGCGTGGCGGCGCTCTGAGCCCGCGCCCCCGCGGCCGGACCCGCGCCAATAAACAGCGGTCCGCCGCCACCTCGCCTCCGCGTCCTCTGTGCGCCGGGCCCGCGCTGGGCGCGCAAACTCGGGGTGGGGGGTCCTTCCCACCGGCCCCCGGCGGCCCAAGGCGGGAGAGCTAG
- the YJEFN3 gene encoding yjeF N-terminal domain-containing protein 3 isoform X3, translating into MSGAAGPDPEEAPEEQRFLSAAEAAALERELLEDYRFGRQQLVELCGHASAVAVTKVFPLPALSRKQRMVLVVCGPEQNGAVGLVCARHLRVFEYEPTIFYPTRSLDPLHRDLTTQCEKMDIPFLSYLPTEVQLINNAYGLVVDAVLGPGVEPGEVGGPCTRALATLKLLSIPLVSLDIPSGMPGWDAETGGDAEDGLRPDVLVSLAAPKRCAGRFSGRHHFVAGRFVPDDVRRKFALRLPGYTGTDCVAAL; encoded by the exons ATGAGCGGCGCAGCGGGCCCGGACCCGGAGGAGGCGCCCGAGGAGCAGCGTTTCCTAAG CGCCGCGGAGGCGGCTGCTCTGGAGCGGGAGCTGCTGGAGGATTATCGCTTTGGGCGGCAGCAGCTGGTGGAGTTGTGCGGCCATGCTAGTGCCGTGGCTGTGACCAAG GTGTTCCCTTTGCCTGCTCTCTCTCGGAAGCAGAGGATGGTGCTGGTTGTGTGCGGCCCGGAGCAGAACGGGGCAGTGGGGCTGGTCTGTGCCCGGCACCTGCGGGTGTTT GAGTACGAACCGACCATCTTCTACCCTACACGCTCCCTGGACCCGCTGCACCGGGACCTGACTACCCAGTGTGAGAAGATGGACATCCCCTTCCTGTCTTATCTGCCCACGGAG GTACAGCTCATCAACAATGCCTACGGGCTGGTGGTGGACGCCGTGCTTGGCCCCGGTGTGGAGCCGGGCGAGGTCGGGGGCCCCTGCACGCGTGCGCTGGCCACACTCAAGCTGTTGTCCATCCCCCTCGTGAGCCTGGACATTCCCTCAGGCATGCCAG gctgGGACGCGGAGACCGGCGGCGACGCCGAGGACGGGCTGCGGCCGGACGTGCTGGTGTCGCTGGCGGCGCCCAAGCGCTGCGCCGGCCGCTTCTCCGGGCGCCACCACTTCGTGGCCGGCAGGTTCGTGCCCGACGACGTGCGCCGCAAGTTCGCGCTGCGCCTGCCGGGCTACACCGGCACCGACTGCGTGGCGGCGCTCTGA
- the YJEFN3 gene encoding yjeF N-terminal domain-containing protein 3 isoform X4: MSGAAGPDPEEAPEEQRFLSAAEAAALERELLEDYRFGRQQLVELCGHASAVAVTKVFPLPALSRKQRMVLVVCGPEQNGAVGLVCARHLRVFEYEPTIFYPTRSLDPLHRDLTTQCEKMDIPFLSYLPTEVQLINNAYGLVVDAVLGPGVEPGEVGGPCTRALATLKLLSIPLVSLDIPSGWDAETGGDAEDGLRPDVLVSLAAPKRCAGRFSGRHHFVAGRFVPDDVRRKFALRLPGYTGTDCVAAL; encoded by the exons ATGAGCGGCGCAGCGGGCCCGGACCCGGAGGAGGCGCCCGAGGAGCAGCGTTTCCTAAG CGCCGCGGAGGCGGCTGCTCTGGAGCGGGAGCTGCTGGAGGATTATCGCTTTGGGCGGCAGCAGCTGGTGGAGTTGTGCGGCCATGCTAGTGCCGTGGCTGTGACCAAG GTGTTCCCTTTGCCTGCTCTCTCTCGGAAGCAGAGGATGGTGCTGGTTGTGTGCGGCCCGGAGCAGAACGGGGCAGTGGGGCTGGTCTGTGCCCGGCACCTGCGGGTGTTT GAGTACGAACCGACCATCTTCTACCCTACACGCTCCCTGGACCCGCTGCACCGGGACCTGACTACCCAGTGTGAGAAGATGGACATCCCCTTCCTGTCTTATCTGCCCACGGAG GTACAGCTCATCAACAATGCCTACGGGCTGGTGGTGGACGCCGTGCTTGGCCCCGGTGTGGAGCCGGGCGAGGTCGGGGGCCCCTGCACGCGTGCGCTGGCCACACTCAAGCTGTTGTCCATCCCCCTCGTGAGCCTGGACATTCCCTCAG gctgGGACGCGGAGACCGGCGGCGACGCCGAGGACGGGCTGCGGCCGGACGTGCTGGTGTCGCTGGCGGCGCCCAAGCGCTGCGCCGGCCGCTTCTCCGGGCGCCACCACTTCGTGGCCGGCAGGTTCGTGCCCGACGACGTGCGCCGCAAGTTCGCGCTGCGCCTGCCGGGCTACACCGGCACCGACTGCGTGGCGGCGCTCTGA
- the YJEFN3 gene encoding yjeF N-terminal domain-containing protein 3 isoform X6, whose amino-acid sequence MSGAAGPDPEEAPEEQRFLSAAEAAALERELLEDYRFGRQQLVELCGHASAVAVTKVFPLPALSRKQRMVLVVCGPEQNGAVGLVCARHLRVFCEKMDIPFLSYLPTEVQLINNAYGLVVDAVLGPGVEPGEVGGPCTRALATLKLLSIPLVSLDIPSGWDAETGGDAEDGLRPDVLVSLAAPKRCAGRFSGRHHFVAGRFVPDDVRRKFALRLPGYTGTDCVAAL is encoded by the exons ATGAGCGGCGCAGCGGGCCCGGACCCGGAGGAGGCGCCCGAGGAGCAGCGTTTCCTAAG CGCCGCGGAGGCGGCTGCTCTGGAGCGGGAGCTGCTGGAGGATTATCGCTTTGGGCGGCAGCAGCTGGTGGAGTTGTGCGGCCATGCTAGTGCCGTGGCTGTGACCAAG GTGTTCCCTTTGCCTGCTCTCTCTCGGAAGCAGAGGATGGTGCTGGTTGTGTGCGGCCCGGAGCAGAACGGGGCAGTGGGGCTGGTCTGTGCCCGGCACCTGCGGGTGTTT TGTGAGAAGATGGACATCCCCTTCCTGTCTTATCTGCCCACGGAG GTACAGCTCATCAACAATGCCTACGGGCTGGTGGTGGACGCCGTGCTTGGCCCCGGTGTGGAGCCGGGCGAGGTCGGGGGCCCCTGCACGCGTGCGCTGGCCACACTCAAGCTGTTGTCCATCCCCCTCGTGAGCCTGGACATTCCCTCAG gctgGGACGCGGAGACCGGCGGCGACGCCGAGGACGGGCTGCGGCCGGACGTGCTGGTGTCGCTGGCGGCGCCCAAGCGCTGCGCCGGCCGCTTCTCCGGGCGCCACCACTTCGTGGCCGGCAGGTTCGTGCCCGACGACGTGCGCCGCAAGTTCGCGCTGCGCCTGCCGGGCTACACCGGCACCGACTGCGTGGCGGCGCTCTGA
- the YJEFN3 gene encoding yjeF N-terminal domain-containing protein 3 isoform X5, with the protein MSGAAGPDPEEAPEEQRFLSAAEAAALERELLEDYRFGRQQLVELCGHASAVAVTKVFPLPALSRKQRMVLVVCGPEQNGAVGLVCARHLRVFCEKMDIPFLSYLPTEVQLINNAYGLVVDAVLGPGVEPGEVGGPCTRALATLKLLSIPLVSLDIPSGMPGWDAETGGDAEDGLRPDVLVSLAAPKRCAGRFSGRHHFVAGRFVPDDVRRKFALRLPGYTGTDCVAAL; encoded by the exons ATGAGCGGCGCAGCGGGCCCGGACCCGGAGGAGGCGCCCGAGGAGCAGCGTTTCCTAAG CGCCGCGGAGGCGGCTGCTCTGGAGCGGGAGCTGCTGGAGGATTATCGCTTTGGGCGGCAGCAGCTGGTGGAGTTGTGCGGCCATGCTAGTGCCGTGGCTGTGACCAAG GTGTTCCCTTTGCCTGCTCTCTCTCGGAAGCAGAGGATGGTGCTGGTTGTGTGCGGCCCGGAGCAGAACGGGGCAGTGGGGCTGGTCTGTGCCCGGCACCTGCGGGTGTTT TGTGAGAAGATGGACATCCCCTTCCTGTCTTATCTGCCCACGGAG GTACAGCTCATCAACAATGCCTACGGGCTGGTGGTGGACGCCGTGCTTGGCCCCGGTGTGGAGCCGGGCGAGGTCGGGGGCCCCTGCACGCGTGCGCTGGCCACACTCAAGCTGTTGTCCATCCCCCTCGTGAGCCTGGACATTCCCTCAGGCATGCCAG gctgGGACGCGGAGACCGGCGGCGACGCCGAGGACGGGCTGCGGCCGGACGTGCTGGTGTCGCTGGCGGCGCCCAAGCGCTGCGCCGGCCGCTTCTCCGGGCGCCACCACTTCGTGGCCGGCAGGTTCGTGCCCGACGACGTGCGCCGCAAGTTCGCGCTGCGCCTGCCGGGCTACACCGGCACCGACTGCGTGGCGGCGCTCTGA